Below is a window of Enterobacter kobei DNA.
GTTGTTACCGCAGGTACCAGCAAACTCCGCGCAGGAGAACAGGTTGCGACAGGGGGCGATCGTCCATGAAACCGTCATTCACCTCTCCTCGCTTCAACCTGTCCGAGTGGGCGTTAGCACATCAGCAACTGGTGACGTTTTTTATGCTGATCGTGATGGCTGCTGGCCTGCTTTGCTATGAACAGTTGCCACGTAATGAAGATCCGGCGTTTACCATCAAGACAGCAGTGGTGTCGGCGCAGTGGCCCGGCGCAACGGTGCAGGATACGGTCAACCAGGTGACCGATACGCTGGAGAAAAAACTCCAGGAAATTCCGTACCTTGATTATGTTGAAAGTAATACCCGCGCCGGAAAAACCATTATTTTCGTCAACTTGCGCGACGATACGCCACCTGCAAAGGTGGCGGATATCTGGTATCAGGTACGCAAAAAAATGCAGGACACGGCGCCGTCATTGCCTGCTGGGGTTCAGGGACCGGCCGTGGATGACGAGTTTGATGATACGTTCGGGACGATCTACGGCTTTACCGCCGAAGGATTCACCCCACGCGAACTCCGCGAGCGGGTGGAAGCGGTTCAACGCGATCTGATGTCACTCCCCAATGTGGGTAAAATTTCGCTTATTGGGGTGCAGGACGATCAGCTTGTGTTGAGGTTTTCACCCAGACAGCTGGCTGGCATGGGACTCAGTCTGCAACAGGTCAGCGATGCGCTGAACGCCCAGAATGATGTCGTGCCCGCCGGGGCGCTGCGCACCGAGAGTGACAATGTAGCCATTCGCGTCAGCGGCGCCCTCACGTCAGAGGCGGCCCTGCGCGCGATCACCCTCAATGTGAATGGCCGCTATATTCCGCTGACCGATATCGCCACCGTCCGACGTGAAACTGCGGAGCCACCGGCACCCACCTTCCGGGTCAATGGACAGCCCGCCATCGGTCTGGCGATCTCCATGGCGAGCACCGGTAACATGCTCGATTTTGGTCACGCCCTGAATGCCCGTATGAACCGCGTGGCACAGCAACTCCCGCAGGGAATTGAGATGGTCAAAGTTGCGGACCAGTCGGTGGTGGTCAGTCAGGCCGTCAGCGGATTTGTACGGGTGCTTCTCGAAGCTGTGGTCATCGTGCTGGCAGTTTCTTTTGTCTCGCTGGGGATGCGGGCCGGACTGGTTGTCGCCGCCGCCATTCCCCTCGTGCTGGCCATGACCTTCATCGGTATGATGCTGGCCGGTATCGGTTTGCAGCGCATTTCACTGGGTGCGCTGATTATCGCCCTCGGTCTGCTGGTTGACGATGCCATGATCACCGTCGAGGCGATGGTATCGCGCCTTGAAGCAGGGGACTCACGCGCCAGGGCGGCGACCTATGCTTTTAAGACAACAGCATTTCCGATGCTGACGGGCACGCTGGTGATGATTGCCGGGTTTATTCCGGTGGGATTTGCTGCCTCCAGCGCAGGGGAGTACTGCTTTACCCTGTTTGCTGTGGTGCTGATTTCGCTGCTCTGTTCATGGCTGGTTGCCGTACTTTTCTCACCGCTCATCGGCACCCGTCTTTTACCGGCACAGTTGACCTCTCATCACGGGAAAAATAAGAAAAACTGGCTGATGGGCGGCTATCAGCGGCTGCTGCGAAAGGTACTTCGTCATCGCATCCTGACGCTAGCCGCTGCGCTTTGTCTGCTGGGGCTGGCGGTTGTTGGCACGCGCTTTATGCAGGGAGAATTTTTTCCGGCGTCGGATCGCCCGGAACTGCTGGTCAGTCTGACGCTGCCCGCGAATGCGTCCCAGACTGAAACCGCGCGTCAGATCGATCGCCTGGAACAGGCGCTGGTGCATAATCCGCAAGTTGATCACTTTTCCAGTTATGTGGGGGCCGGGGCAATACGCTTTTATCTGCCAATGGATGTCCTGCTGGACAACGAAAACACCGCGCAGGTGGTTGTGGTGGCGAAAGATTTAGCCGCACGCGACCGTCTTAAAAAACAGCTTGAAACCCTGCTGGCGCAGCGGTTCAGTGCAATCGTTACCCGCGTCTCGCCTCTGGAGCTGGGGCCGCCGGTCGGCTGGCCGATTAAATATCGTATCACCGGCCCGGACTACAGGCGGGTACAGGCGATTGCGCGCTCACTGGCTTCAGCGCTGGGGAACAGCCCGGCCACGCGTGAGGTGAATCTCACCGTCGGTGAGCCGGAGAGGGTGATTACTGTGGAGGTCAATCAGACGGCCGCGCGGGCGGCGGGCGTCTCCTCGCAGTCCATTTCCCGGACGCTCAATGCGGTATGGTCCGGTACGGCAGTGACGGCAGTGCGGGAGGGGAACCGACTGACAGACGTGGTGCTGCGCGCCGACGATAGCGAGCGGCAGGATATTGCCACGCTCTCGGGAATGTTGCTGACCAACGATCGCGGAGAGAAGATCCCGTTGCGGCAGGTGGCGACGCTGGCATGGGGCGTGGACGATCCTATTATCTGGCGGCGGCAGCGGTTGCCTTATATTACGGTGCAGACAGACCTTGCGCCGGGTATGCGGGCGGAGGCGGTATCGCAGCAACTGTTACCCGCGGTGAATACGCTGCGTGCCACGCTACCACCGGGGTATCAGATTGAGGAGGGCGGAACGGTCGCGGAGTCAGAGAAGGGCAACAGCTCGGTCTACAGCGTTCTGCCGATCACGGTGTTCGTCATGCTGTTACTGCTAATGATCCAACTCCAGCGTTTTTCCCGCATGCTGCTGGCCTTGTTGATGGCACCGTTCGGTCTGCCGGGAATTGTGCTGGCGATGCTGCCAACCCATACACCGATGGGATTTGTGGCGCTGCTGGGGATCATCGCGCTGGCGGGGATGATCATCCGTAACGCGGTCATTCTGATCAGCGAAGTGGACGGTAATGTGGACAGGGGGATGACCTGCGAAGAGGCGATCACGCAAGCCGCAGAGCATCGTGCGCGGCCCATTCTGCTGACGGCGTGTGCCGCTATTCTGGGGATGATCCCCATCGCCGAACAGGTTTTCTGGGGACCGATGGCCTATGCCATTATTGGCGGGCTGCTGGTGGCAACGGTGGTGACGCTGACCGTTTTACCCGCCGCGATGAGTCTGCTGATGCAGGCTGCCACGCGGCAGCAGAACGGCTAAACGGCGAAGGGCGGTGGAGTAAACATGTCGTTCCCTTTGACGACGACACGGACTTCACCGTTCTTGCTGACTAGTTCAGGCCGTCAACCCGTTCTCTCCCTAGCGGTAAAGCCCTGCATCGGCGGTTACCAGGGCGCTCTGTTTTGATCAAAATAGAAACCCGCAGTCATGTCTGATTTTGCCTCTTCGGCCAGCCAGACAATACCTCTGGCCGCTTCCGCCACCGTTCTGTAGCCCGAATGTCCGTTAAAATCTGTGGCGGTGTAGCCGGGATCAACGGCATTCACGCTGATACCCTCAGCCTTCAACGCGTTAGCGAAAGCTACCGTAATGGCGTTGACCGCGGTTTTAGAGCTGGTGTACCCCATTGCCTGCACCCGGGAATAAGGATGATTTACATCAGAGACCCATTCCAGTGAGCCCAGCCCACTGCTGACCATGATTATTCTGGCGTTCGGCGCACATTTAAGCAGGGGAATAAACGCCTGGGTCACGCGGATAAGGCCAAAAACATTCGTATCATAGACGGTCATAATGTCGTCAATAGGTTGCTCGCCAGGGGCAACATCATGCGCGCCTAAAATACCGGCATTGTTAATCAGCACATCCAGTTTTCCATCCTCACGTTGGATCCGCTGAGCGGCTTCTTCGATACTCTGCGTACTCGTCACGTCAATAATAATGAGCTGTGCGTCGATACCCTCTTTGGTCAGGCTGTCCACGGCTGATTTACCCCGATCGTGGTCACGGCTACCCAGCCAGACCTTATATCCCAGTAAACCCAGCTCCCTGGCGGTTTCAAAACCAATGCTTTTGTTTGCACCTGTAATAAGAACGTTTTTGTTATTCATGTTCGCTTCCTGATGATCGGTTGAGTGTGGTTTTTTTTAGTAAAAAGCGGCTTTTGTGTTTGGCATTTATAGCCTGCCTGATAGTGTTTGATAATCAGGCATAATGAGAACAGGCTGATCGACATGGCGAACAATAGCAGTGCGACGGGGATGGATAATCTGTCGGTTTTCATGGCGGTATTTAAGGAGAAAAGCTTTCGCACGGCGGCGAAGCAACTTGGTTTATCGCCATCGACCGTCAGCGAGAAAATATCTGCACTGGAACTGAGCCTTGGCGTGCCGCTTTTTACCCGCAGTACCCGCAGCGTCACGGCGACCGAGGCGGGCCAGGCCCTGGCCGGGCGCATTGCGCCCCTGCTCATGGAAATGAGAGCCGCCCTCAATGATGTTACGAGTACCCGGCAAATTTTACGCGGAGAACTGAAACTGAACGTCACGGGGGCAGTCATGGTGGACATACTGCCGCCTTTACTGGACCGTTTTCTCTCGCGACATCCGCAAATCCGGGTAGAAATTATGGTCGAGGATCGTCTGGTGGATGCCATCGCTGCCGGCTGCGATGCGGGTATACGGTACGGCGAACATCTGGCGAAAGATGTTATTGCCGTCCCCATCGGCCCCAGAATACAACGCTTAGCGCTGGCTGCCGCCCCCGCGTATCTCGCATCACGAGGCGCGATCGATCATCCTGCCGATCTCCTTGACCATGATTGCATACGCATGAAATTTTCGAGTGGTGTGCTGGTCCCGTGGCGGTTTGAATATCAAGGGGAAACCATCAATGTTGATCATCCGGGCTATATCACTATCGGTGTAGACGGTGCCTCTGCGGCCATTGACCTTGCGCGATGGGGCAAGGGCGTTATCGCCACGTTTGAAAACTGGCTACAGCCTCATTTCAACAGCCGGGAACTTGAACCTGTCTTACCCCAATGGTGGCAAACCTTTGAAGGACCCTGGCTCTATTTTTCCAGCCGGTTTACCTCTGCGCCATTACGCGCATTTATTGATTTTCTCAGAGAGGAGCGAGAACAGGGTGCTGTGGCATCCTGATCTGCTTCATCCTGAGTAAGGAGACAACAGATATGAAGATGATTGAAAGCGGCATTCGTGACGTAGAACAAGGTCAAAATGTGAAAGTGGTCATGCCGGTAAACCTCTATGAATGTAGGCTCGGCGATGATGTTTTCATCGGGCCATTTGTAGAAATACAAAAAGGATGCGTTATCGGTGACAAAACCCGTGCTGGTAAAAGGCGTATATGCTGGCAATCCCGCCAGGCTTTTGAGACATCTGTAAGCATTGCTTAAGCCTATTCTCAGCCCGGACGTATGCTCCTCAGAAGCCGATGGATGCCCGTTAAACACTAATTTGATGACTGGTAAGCGTATTACTGACGTAGCGATGAATCATCAATGCAGGCGGATCATTAGCAGGAGGCACATTTTCTGTTCCAAACCAGACGGGATTTGCCGGGCAGACGGAGCCACAAATGTAGGCAGGTATGCCCGCAAAGAGGCCTGCTACTGGCCTGTGGACATGGCCTGAAGAAATGGCCATGATTCTTGCCGGGCGGCGTCTGATTAATTCCTCCATCTCAGTTAGCCCCCTGCACATCGTTTCATCCAGTGTCGGTATGCCAGATGAAAATACAGGGTGGTGCAAAAATAGAAATGATGGGAGGCCGTGTGCGTCGCTAAGCTGCTTATCCAGCCATTCCAGATGGTCAGCGACACTGCCATAATCCTGGTTATCAATAGTTGAATCCAGACCAATCAGTCGAATGCTGCCGATGTCCTGGCTTACATGCAGGGCCTCTCCGTAGGCATCGTGCACCCATTTGTTCTCACCCCAAATCGAACACATCTGACTGCGATCGTCTGAGTTACCCGGTAGTATCAACGAAGGATAAGGTTGTTGATTTAAGCGGTCAGCTATTTGTTGATAACCTTCCTGCCAATGCCCATCCGTGAGATCACCAGTAAGTATCAGGACATCCGGTTGCAAATGCGCAAGCCAGATGAGTACCTGATCGAACCGGTTCAGGTGATCATTTTCTGGTGCGGCGTGAATATCTGAAACCTGCGCTATCAGCATAACGATCTCCCAGGAGTAGGCTGCTTACAAAGTATCGCAAAGAAGCGGGCAATGGCTCAGTGCCAATGCTGACCGGTCGGCACAATGTCTGCTTTTTGCCCATCGGGGACATCGGCCAGCATATCCGTCTGCTTTGTGCCAGAAGCGGTCGTTGTTTACCCACGAAGCCATGGAGTTATTGTTAGCCCTGTGAGCAACCCTTCAGGGCTAAGCAGTCGAGTAACGGTTTGCCCCCAGGGCTCCATGCGGTTAGCTACCAACAGGTGATAACCTTTATCGCTCAAAATACGGGTAGCTGAATCGAGATCCTGTACTTCATATTCAATCCATCCCTGCGGTATTGGGTATTCGGCTGGCCACTGGTCAGCACCAAAACATGAATTTGCAGCCTGTGATAATGGCCAGACAGCAAAATGCTTTACGCCCTGCAACATACCCTCTTCCGATAGCAGGTAATCGCTGTTACCTTCCATGGGCTTCAGTGGCAGACCGAGTATCTGCACATAAAATTCGGCGCTGGATCCAGTATCCTGCGAGATGGGGCCAACACCTGCGACAAACAAGACTCCAATTCCCGGTAAATTCTGCAACATGTCTGCTTCCCTGATGGTCTGAAATTGAATCCTGAATGTATATCACAACTCACTGAATCACTACGCTAAATGGACATCTTAGTGCCAGATGAGCGGAATCCATCACGTCCAGTAAGGCTTGCTGAAGATGGCTATCAAAGCTTCTCCGCCCGTGCTTTCAGTTAAGTGGCAATAGAGGGTTGCGCAAGATTAACCGACTGAAACGCAGGCGTATATCGCGAACCCGGAGGACAGAATGTCTGTGCCGTGATCGCAGACAACCGCCAGGCGCCGGGACCTGTATTTATCAGAAGCGATAGGTCACTTTCAGGCTTCCCGTGGGTGACGATTTGCGCTGCACAATGGGGCTATTACGCGCATCGCCCGCCAGCTGCGTATAGCCGGCATCGGCTACCACGCTCCAGCGTTCGGTGAAGTTGTGCGTCCAGTCGAGATTGAGTGACCAGGCATAGATCCCCGAACCGGCGTCATACTGCGTAAACCCCGATGCGGCGGACTGCGGGGCGCTCACCCCGTAGTAGGTCTGCATATAATCGTTTGTCCCCCAACTGCTGGTCAGCGCCATAGTCACGCTATTTTTCGGCGAGTGATAAAGCGGGCTGACGATACCGACATGCAGCGCCGCGCCGTTGTCACGCTGGGAAAAGGGCACCTCAGCCTGCAATTGCGCACTCAGCCAGGGGGTGAAATTATACCCAAGGCCCACGACACCGAGCGCCGAGCCTTTTATATTGCCCATTCCACGTAAGTAGTCGCTGCCGTCGTTCATATCGTCGCTATCGACATTGTGATCTTTACGGCCGGTGCGGTAGCTCAGCGCCGCGCTGTAATCGACGTTGCCAAGGTTGTTGCCATAACCGAGGCCGCGCGTCGAGCTGACAAAGAAGCCGTTACGCATCGAGTAATCGAGTACCAGCGCCGTCGAGACGCGGTTTTCATCGGAACCGGAATAGCGCGGTGCGACATCCACGCCGCCCCCTACGGTTAAACTGGTACGCAGGGGTGGTTCTGCCGCCAGTGTTGGGGTGGCGAGCAATGCCAGCAGCGCGCCCGGCAAGATTTTTTTCAGCGTGCGTCCCGCGAATGCAGGGAGGAACTTATGATGCGGTTCGGTGTTTCTCATTAAATAAGTCCTTATGGAGTCATCTGATTACGAGTCACGCCTAGTTTGCATATCCACCCTAAAGTTCTCATGAGCCGAAAATGAAGAAAGCCTGAAGCGCGTAACGGTGAGATAAACCTGATAGATTTCAGTAACCGTTTTTTCTTCAGACGTTCTTCATTCACGCCTGGTAACGTAACTATTGTGAAAATTCTACTTATTGAAGACGACCTCGATCTTGGCAACGGCGTACGTATTGCGCTGGCCGATCAAGGGTTAGACGTCATATGGGT
It encodes the following:
- a CDS encoding efflux RND transporter permease subunit produces the protein MKPSFTSPRFNLSEWALAHQQLVTFFMLIVMAAGLLCYEQLPRNEDPAFTIKTAVVSAQWPGATVQDTVNQVTDTLEKKLQEIPYLDYVESNTRAGKTIIFVNLRDDTPPAKVADIWYQVRKKMQDTAPSLPAGVQGPAVDDEFDDTFGTIYGFTAEGFTPRELRERVEAVQRDLMSLPNVGKISLIGVQDDQLVLRFSPRQLAGMGLSLQQVSDALNAQNDVVPAGALRTESDNVAIRVSGALTSEAALRAITLNVNGRYIPLTDIATVRRETAEPPAPTFRVNGQPAIGLAISMASTGNMLDFGHALNARMNRVAQQLPQGIEMVKVADQSVVVSQAVSGFVRVLLEAVVIVLAVSFVSLGMRAGLVVAAAIPLVLAMTFIGMMLAGIGLQRISLGALIIALGLLVDDAMITVEAMVSRLEAGDSRARAATYAFKTTAFPMLTGTLVMIAGFIPVGFAASSAGEYCFTLFAVVLISLLCSWLVAVLFSPLIGTRLLPAQLTSHHGKNKKNWLMGGYQRLLRKVLRHRILTLAAALCLLGLAVVGTRFMQGEFFPASDRPELLVSLTLPANASQTETARQIDRLEQALVHNPQVDHFSSYVGAGAIRFYLPMDVLLDNENTAQVVVVAKDLAARDRLKKQLETLLAQRFSAIVTRVSPLELGPPVGWPIKYRITGPDYRRVQAIARSLASALGNSPATREVNLTVGEPERVITVEVNQTAARAAGVSSQSISRTLNAVWSGTAVTAVREGNRLTDVVLRADDSERQDIATLSGMLLTNDRGEKIPLRQVATLAWGVDDPIIWRRQRLPYITVQTDLAPGMRAEAVSQQLLPAVNTLRATLPPGYQIEEGGTVAESEKGNSSVYSVLPITVFVMLLLLMIQLQRFSRMLLALLMAPFGLPGIVLAMLPTHTPMGFVALLGIIALAGMIIRNAVILISEVDGNVDRGMTCEEAITQAAEHRARPILLTACAAILGMIPIAEQVFWGPMAYAIIGGLLVATVVTLTVLPAAMSLLMQAATRQQNG
- a CDS encoding SDR family oxidoreductase is translated as MNNKNVLITGANKSIGFETARELGLLGYKVWLGSRDHDRGKSAVDSLTKEGIDAQLIIIDVTSTQSIEEAAQRIQREDGKLDVLINNAGILGAHDVAPGEQPIDDIMTVYDTNVFGLIRVTQAFIPLLKCAPNARIIMVSSGLGSLEWVSDVNHPYSRVQAMGYTSSKTAVNAITVAFANALKAEGISVNAVDPGYTATDFNGHSGYRTVAEAARGIVWLAEEAKSDMTAGFYFDQNRAPW
- a CDS encoding LysR substrate-binding domain-containing protein; translated protein: MANNSSATGMDNLSVFMAVFKEKSFRTAAKQLGLSPSTVSEKISALELSLGVPLFTRSTRSVTATEAGQALAGRIAPLLMEMRAALNDVTSTRQILRGELKLNVTGAVMVDILPPLLDRFLSRHPQIRVEIMVEDRLVDAIAAGCDAGIRYGEHLAKDVIAVPIGPRIQRLALAAAPAYLASRGAIDHPADLLDHDCIRMKFSSGVLVPWRFEYQGETINVDHPGYITIGVDGASAAIDLARWGKGVIATFENWLQPHFNSRELEPVLPQWWQTFEGPWLYFSSRFTSAPLRAFIDFLREEREQGAVAS
- a CDS encoding metallophosphoesterase, which produces MLIAQVSDIHAAPENDHLNRFDQVLIWLAHLQPDVLILTGDLTDGHWQEGYQQIADRLNQQPYPSLILPGNSDDRSQMCSIWGENKWVHDAYGEALHVSQDIGSIRLIGLDSTIDNQDYGSVADHLEWLDKQLSDAHGLPSFLFLHHPVFSSGIPTLDETMCRGLTEMEELIRRRPARIMAISSGHVHRPVAGLFAGIPAYICGSVCPANPVWFGTENVPPANDPPALMIHRYVSNTLTSHQISV
- a CDS encoding VOC family protein — encoded protein: MLQNLPGIGVLFVAGVGPISQDTGSSAEFYVQILGLPLKPMEGNSDYLLSEEGMLQGVKHFAVWPLSQAANSCFGADQWPAEYPIPQGWIEYEVQDLDSATRILSDKGYHLLVANRMEPWGQTVTRLLSPEGLLTGLTITPWLRG
- a CDS encoding MipA/OmpV family protein, whose protein sequence is MRNTEPHHKFLPAFAGRTLKKILPGALLALLATPTLAAEPPLRTSLTVGGGVDVAPRYSGSDENRVSTALVLDYSMRNGFFVSSTRGLGYGNNLGNVDYSAALSYRTGRKDHNVDSDDMNDGSDYLRGMGNIKGSALGVVGLGYNFTPWLSAQLQAEVPFSQRDNGAALHVGIVSPLYHSPKNSVTMALTSSWGTNDYMQTYYGVSAPQSAASGFTQYDAGSGIYAWSLNLDWTHNFTERWSVVADAGYTQLAGDARNSPIVQRKSSPTGSLKVTYRF